Proteins encoded together in one Chitinophaga sp. LS1 window:
- a CDS encoding nucleotidyl transferase AbiEii/AbiGii toxin family protein yields the protein MIKPGEIQQKARETGVRDQQIEKDYVLSWILKGVSQHQQLSKVIVFKGGTVLKKVYFEDYRFSEDLDFTLLDDTVTNDQIFEWFKEAFDYIKEEANIPLGIIDNNEHEDGGINFYISYVGPLGGQGANKKVKVDISRSEVLAFEPVRMPVLIGYTDLEAYELLCYSLEEVLVEKMRSVMQRMAARDFYDIWYLLEVEKMEAGHYLNEFSQKCKSKNLKTADFPAKLQERLPQYKGRWKNSLAEQIKDLPDFEQVEREVQRPLKKLKL from the coding sequence ATGATTAAACCAGGCGAAATACAACAAAAAGCAAGGGAAACAGGGGTACGAGACCAGCAGATAGAAAAGGATTATGTGCTTTCATGGATATTAAAAGGAGTTTCCCAACATCAGCAACTTTCCAAAGTGATTGTGTTTAAGGGTGGCACAGTATTGAAGAAAGTCTATTTTGAAGATTACCGGTTCTCTGAAGACCTGGACTTTACTTTATTGGACGATACAGTGACCAACGATCAAATTTTTGAATGGTTTAAAGAAGCATTTGATTATATAAAAGAAGAGGCAAACATCCCATTAGGAATAATAGATAATAATGAGCATGAAGATGGGGGAATAAACTTTTATATTAGCTATGTTGGCCCCTTAGGTGGACAAGGTGCTAACAAGAAAGTAAAGGTTGACATTTCGAGGAGCGAAGTATTAGCATTTGAACCCGTGAGAATGCCTGTGCTTATTGGTTATACTGATTTAGAAGCATACGAATTATTATGCTATTCGTTGGAAGAAGTGCTTGTAGAAAAGATGCGTTCTGTAATGCAGCGAATGGCAGCACGGGATTTTTACGACATCTGGTATTTGCTGGAAGTTGAAAAAATGGAAGCCGGACATTACCTGAATGAATTTAGCCAGAAATGCAAAAGCAAAAATCTGAAAACAGCTGATTTTCCAGCAAAGCTACAGGAACGCTTGCCACAATATAAAGGACGTTGGAAAAATTCACTTGCGGAACAGATAAAGGATTTGCCCGATTTTGAGCAGGTGGAAAGAGAAGTCCAGAGACCTTTAAAGAAATTGAAGCTATGA
- a CDS encoding DEAD/DEAH box helicase: MKDPIGSFETIKENFIRYVETAFGTKFSGIEKERYALLNYDKVLYRKPWIEPLPDYISSNKRIDDLTLTDLGNALNASEADTFKGLVKTGLFNANIKLHSHQAEMLQKALEGNNCIITSGTGSGKTESFLLPLFAQLAKEFANWQIPHSKPTTVNTWWKERTDGGLTATQIVNTSNFTLSDATRQRQHENRKSGVRALILYPMNALVEDQMSRLRKALDSDDTRQWLNTSANGNSIYFGRYNGSSPVAGELKKNADNGTVINKKKVNQLIDALRQIEKDSDRVAQYIREAGKTPSEAKELKSFFQRLDGSEMRSRFDMQVAPPDILITNYSMLSIMLMREIDSGIFEETRQWLACEDLPEIEREAAKSNRIFHLIIDELHLYRGTQGTEVAYLLKLVLNRLGLHPQHSQLRILASSASLEAGDEDSKNFVCDFFGVSKDHFDRKFKLIEGRNNPIIPFPGTERKLPISPFKEIAEQFSTSKGNTSNATFIASCEAAATQIATVLNIQQQGTGIEKLLLVITNPALRLKERLYSPCNDYKAVCSIKAIGDDTIGTYFAETIFENTTSKEDLQNALRGLLIARAMLDEPEFQTIANAIPDERKLPRFRFHYFFRNIEGIWASVKATDIDNTGFADGERTAGKLYSTTRINSERGNRILELLYCDNCGTTLFGGSRLVTRNESGNHSFELLPISPNIEGIPEKTPAKLVEKRSFQEFGVFWPCGNQEYTRHDREHGIPTNFWRQTTVNGFEQGDYEADWIQASLNCISGDIDFSHDKANTESGDWIKGYYFTITPNGSNRDIAFPDASGNIDTRETHRALPNVCPCCGLNNQKRRQDTPKRKFTSIRGFRTGFAKTTQIFAKELMYQLPDNEAERKLVVFSDSREDAAQVANGIERNHFTDLLREILVSELHTNLMSRFQIINALDGGDTIKQGELRQNNPIIYDGVEDLFDKSNYTGVNIIRQREKVDATAKLNEYRSLLINVRELVHITNSINLAPLIKHFVELGINPGGNDISIQSKPLNGRFVPWYELINFDREEWNAGISDEFIAEMRDGTFTNLASMFFGSLFYSFESSALGYVSINPELQVITDQANAVAISRNDFLQIVNSTVRILGDKYKHNKVDDANPFNFTTYRELPGQVKKYIRAVALRFSKQENEIGDAVFATLSTSGLLLGDTGIQIENLFIKVARATDHVWTSPRGSRPHLHFSGGICTYSVTPLQPQHDRICDDIWEENYLSYNAIKEKRQPIRLHCEELTGQTDDQFERQRHFRNIILPDEGIRQVKTIDLLSVTTTLEVGVDIGALQAVMLGNMPPQRFNYQQRVGRAGRRGQAYSVILTFCRGRSHDEFYFSNPHKITGDSPPTPFLTMDQERIFKRLLAKEIFRKAYIDENIDITNDEKSSVHGEFGNIGDAQVNWIDYKAKIINWINGNRATIEETIDALITPELQNKRNEFVSWITDTGSVNGLIGKAQNVINNEEIATTDVSEKLAEGGILPMFGMPTTIRNLYHGINKHLEPLSIDRAQSMAIYEFAPGAQKTKDKAIHQVIGFTSDIINTRIQGNATVTNARTSNQLPFSMNRWFVRCRACGFFETYSEERKTELDVQNQFDSCPNCGELNPDKYQQPVKLKSPRAYRTNLSSGSDSKDDSEFLLSRPPIFAEKINDPANPDQQKVINNADLIISDKDVTWRVNTNSDKYFTGKLYNTNNRFPFNSVNGFWFNDQWLVNDFAVNSNSNGYSIFIQNNTAGQDEQIALASNKKTEIFRISPAAVSLELDLNMFSRETDLAHIKAQSNGVRSGYYSAAFLLQRILADKLDVDPTEIEIADISMKTLEDGTDRRIAEIILTDELPNGSGFVRYLYNNFQSILAEAMNPPDPNDYLGKIHAHAHQQRCKDACYDCLKVYRNMNYHSLLDWKLGLAMMRVMNDSNYVCGADGNFDEYVELRDWLSFATELRNNFAQSFGFTHLEEINRLPVIKFGRNQKNIIMIVHPFWDLRNIREANWLAETKAEIDEYTASRNGTVSIIDTFNLHRRPGWCYEKLVNR; the protein is encoded by the coding sequence ATGAAAGACCCAATTGGTTCATTTGAAACTATAAAAGAAAATTTCATCCGTTATGTTGAAACGGCATTTGGGACAAAGTTTAGTGGAATTGAAAAAGAACGCTACGCTTTATTAAATTACGATAAAGTTCTTTATCGCAAACCGTGGATTGAACCATTGCCTGATTATATTTCAAGTAATAAACGGATTGATGATTTAACTCTTACTGATTTAGGTAACGCATTAAATGCTAGTGAAGCAGATACATTCAAAGGACTTGTAAAGACAGGTTTGTTTAATGCCAATATAAAACTGCATTCACACCAGGCGGAGATGTTGCAGAAAGCTTTAGAGGGAAACAATTGCATTATTACTTCGGGAACAGGTTCTGGGAAAACGGAATCATTTCTATTGCCATTATTTGCTCAACTCGCAAAAGAGTTTGCTAATTGGCAAATCCCTCACTCAAAGCCCACCACTGTGAATACATGGTGGAAAGAACGTACAGATGGGGGGCTTACGGCAACGCAAATTGTAAATACATCAAATTTCACATTAAGTGATGCAACGAGGCAGCGGCAACATGAAAACAGAAAATCAGGTGTAAGAGCGTTAATTCTTTATCCAATGAATGCTTTGGTTGAAGATCAAATGAGCCGGTTAAGAAAAGCACTTGATTCCGATGATACAAGGCAATGGTTAAATACAAGCGCAAATGGAAATTCCATTTACTTTGGAAGGTACAATGGCAGTTCTCCTGTTGCCGGCGAATTGAAAAAAAATGCTGATAATGGAACCGTAATCAACAAGAAAAAGGTTAACCAGTTGATTGATGCCTTACGGCAAATTGAAAAAGATTCAGATAGAGTTGCACAATACATAAGGGAAGCAGGGAAAACACCAAGTGAAGCAAAAGAATTAAAATCGTTTTTTCAACGCTTGGATGGTTCTGAAATGAGAAGCCGGTTCGACATGCAGGTTGCACCACCTGATATTCTCATTACAAACTATTCCATGTTGAGCATTATGCTCATGAGAGAAATAGATTCAGGTATTTTTGAAGAAACAAGACAATGGTTGGCTTGCGAAGATTTACCTGAAATAGAACGGGAAGCGGCAAAATCTAACAGGATTTTTCATTTAATTATTGATGAATTACACTTGTATAGAGGAACTCAAGGTACAGAGGTAGCATACCTGCTCAAACTTGTACTCAATCGCTTAGGACTGCACCCACAACACTCACAGCTTCGGATACTTGCCTCAAGTGCATCACTTGAGGCGGGAGATGAGGATAGCAAAAATTTCGTCTGTGATTTTTTCGGAGTTAGCAAAGACCATTTTGACCGCAAGTTCAAACTTATTGAAGGAAGAAATAATCCAATTATTCCATTTCCCGGAACGGAAAGAAAACTTCCAATAAGTCCCTTCAAGGAAATTGCAGAGCAATTTTCAACTTCAAAAGGAAATACTTCAAACGCAACATTTATTGCAAGTTGTGAAGCTGCAGCAACCCAGATTGCAACTGTATTAAATATTCAACAGCAAGGAACTGGAATAGAAAAATTACTTTTGGTAATTACAAATCCCGCCTTGCGACTAAAAGAAAGGTTGTATTCTCCATGTAATGATTATAAGGCTGTTTGCTCAATCAAGGCAATCGGTGATGATACAATAGGAACGTATTTTGCAGAAACAATTTTTGAAAATACTACTTCAAAAGAAGATTTACAAAACGCATTAAGAGGATTGCTCATAGCAAGAGCAATGCTTGATGAGCCGGAATTTCAAACAATTGCCAATGCTATTCCTGATGAAAGAAAATTACCACGGTTCAGGTTTCATTATTTTTTCAGAAATATAGAAGGAATTTGGGCCTCTGTAAAGGCAACTGATATTGATAATACTGGCTTCGCTGATGGAGAACGGACAGCCGGAAAACTATACTCAACAACACGAATAAATTCTGAACGGGGAAACAGAATTTTAGAATTGCTTTATTGTGATAATTGCGGAACAACTTTGTTTGGAGGAAGCCGGTTAGTTACAAGAAATGAATCCGGCAACCATTCTTTTGAACTCCTTCCTATCAGTCCAAATATTGAAGGCATACCGGAAAAAACACCGGCAAAACTCGTTGAGAAAAGGAGTTTCCAAGAGTTTGGAGTTTTTTGGCCTTGCGGAAATCAGGAATATACAAGACATGACCGCGAACATGGCATACCAACTAATTTTTGGAGGCAAACCACAGTGAATGGATTTGAGCAAGGCGATTATGAAGCTGATTGGATTCAAGCCTCCCTCAATTGCATTTCGGGTGATATTGATTTTTCGCATGATAAAGCAAATACAGAAAGTGGCGATTGGATAAAAGGATACTACTTTACAATTACTCCAAACGGTTCAAACCGTGATATTGCCTTTCCTGATGCAAGCGGAAACATTGATACAAGAGAAACCCACAGGGCTTTGCCAAATGTCTGTCCATGTTGTGGTCTTAACAATCAAAAGCGAAGGCAAGACACACCCAAGAGAAAATTCACATCAATAAGAGGTTTTAGAACGGGTTTCGCTAAGACAACACAGATTTTCGCAAAGGAATTAATGTACCAGTTGCCGGATAACGAAGCGGAAAGGAAACTGGTTGTGTTTTCTGATAGCCGGGAAGATGCGGCACAGGTTGCAAACGGAATTGAAAGAAATCACTTTACAGACCTGTTAAGGGAAATTTTGGTAAGCGAACTTCATACAAATTTGATGTCTCGCTTTCAAATTATAAATGCTTTGGATGGTGGCGACACAATTAAACAAGGTGAATTGAGGCAAAACAATCCAATAATTTATGATGGAGTTGAAGACTTATTTGACAAGTCAAACTATACCGGGGTAAACATAATAAGACAAAGGGAAAAAGTAGATGCAACAGCGAAATTAAATGAATACCGTTCACTACTGATAAATGTGAGGGAATTAGTTCATATTACCAATTCTATAAATCTTGCACCACTAATAAAACATTTTGTTGAGTTAGGAATAAACCCTGGCGGCAATGACATCTCAATACAATCAAAACCTCTGAACGGAAGGTTTGTTCCTTGGTATGAGTTGATCAATTTTGATAGGGAAGAATGGAATGCCGGAATAAGCGATGAATTTATCGCAGAAATGAGAGATGGGACTTTCACCAATCTTGCTTCAATGTTCTTTGGCTCCCTTTTTTATTCGTTTGAATCATCTGCTTTAGGATATGTAAGTATTAATCCTGAATTGCAAGTTATCACAGATCAGGCTAATGCAGTTGCAATCTCAAGAAACGATTTTTTACAAATTGTAAATTCTACAGTCAGAATTTTGGGAGATAAATACAAGCATAATAAAGTCGATGACGCAAACCCTTTTAACTTCACTACTTACAGGGAACTCCCTGGGCAAGTAAAAAAGTATATCCGTGCAGTTGCATTAAGATTTTCCAAACAGGAAAACGAAATTGGTGATGCTGTATTCGCAACACTTTCAACAAGTGGGTTACTCTTAGGCGACACAGGAATTCAAATTGAAAATCTTTTCATTAAAGTTGCCCGTGCGACTGACCACGTATGGACAAGCCCGCGCGGAAGTAGGCCACACTTACATTTTAGTGGTGGTATTTGTACCTATTCGGTTACACCACTACAACCACAACACGACCGTATATGTGATGATATTTGGGAGGAAAATTATCTCTCCTACAATGCAATAAAAGAAAAACGTCAACCAATCCGGTTACATTGCGAAGAATTGACTGGACAAACAGACGACCAGTTTGAAAGACAACGGCATTTCAGGAATATCATATTGCCAGATGAAGGTATAAGGCAGGTAAAAACAATTGATTTATTGAGTGTAACAACAACGCTTGAAGTTGGTGTCGATATTGGTGCATTACAAGCAGTAATGTTAGGAAACATGCCGCCTCAAAGATTCAACTACCAGCAAAGAGTTGGCCGTGCAGGACGAAGGGGGCAAGCGTATTCAGTAATATTAACCTTTTGCAGAGGTAGAAGCCACGACGAATTTTATTTTTCAAATCCTCACAAAATAACTGGCGATTCACCACCTACTCCATTTCTCACTATGGATCAGGAAAGAATTTTTAAGCGGTTACTTGCCAAGGAAATTTTCAGAAAAGCCTACATAGATGAAAACATTGATATTACTAATGATGAAAAATCAAGTGTTCATGGAGAATTTGGGAACATTGGAGATGCTCAGGTGAATTGGATAGATTACAAAGCCAAAATCATTAACTGGATAAACGGTAATAGAGCAACAATTGAAGAAACAATAGATGCTTTAATTACACCTGAATTACAAAACAAGAGAAATGAATTTGTTAGCTGGATAACCGATACCGGAAGTGTAAATGGCTTAATTGGAAAGGCACAAAACGTAATCAACAATGAGGAAATTGCAACAACAGATGTTTCAGAGAAATTGGCTGAGGGTGGAATACTCCCAATGTTCGGAATGCCAACGACGATTAGAAATCTATACCATGGTATCAATAAACATTTAGAGCCATTATCAATTGACAGGGCGCAATCCATGGCAATTTATGAATTTGCACCGGGGGCACAAAAGACGAAAGACAAAGCAATTCATCAGGTAATTGGCTTTACGAGTGACATTATAAATACGAGAATCCAGGGAAATGCAACTGTTACCAATGCAAGAACAAGCAATCAGCTTCCCTTTTCAATGAACCGTTGGTTTGTACGTTGCCGGGCTTGCGGATTTTTTGAAACATATTCAGAAGAAAGAAAAACAGAGTTGGACGTACAAAACCAGTTTGATAGTTGTCCAAATTGTGGTGAATTGAACCCCGATAAATATCAGCAACCAGTAAAGTTGAAATCGCCAAGAGCTTACAGAACAAATCTCTCTTCGGGAAGTGATTCAAAGGATGATTCAGAATTCCTTTTGTCAAGACCTCCGATTTTTGCAGAAAAGATAAACGACCCTGCAAACCCAGATCAGCAAAAAGTAATAAATAATGCTGACTTAATCATTAGCGATAAAGATGTTACCTGGAGAGTCAACACAAACTCTGACAAATATTTCACTGGAAAGCTTTATAATACTAATAATCGGTTTCCATTTAACTCGGTAAATGGATTTTGGTTTAATGACCAATGGTTAGTGAATGATTTCGCGGTTAACTCTAATTCAAATGGGTATTCAATTTTCATCCAGAACAACACTGCCGGACAAGACGAACAAATTGCCTTGGCAAGTAACAAGAAAACAGAAATTTTCAGAATATCACCTGCAGCAGTTTCTTTAGAATTAGACTTGAATATGTTCTCGAGGGAAACTGATTTAGCACATATCAAAGCACAGTCAAATGGTGTGCGTTCAGGATATTATTCAGCAGCATTTTTACTACAAAGAATTTTAGCCGACAAGCTTGATGTTGACCCAACTGAAATTGAGATTGCAGACATTTCGATGAAGACGCTTGAAGATGGAACAGATAGAAGAATTGCAGAAATCATTTTGACAGATGAATTACCCAACGGTTCTGGCTTTGTGAGGTATTTATACAATAACTTTCAAAGCATTCTTGCAGAAGCAATGAATCCCCCTGACCCCAATGATTATTTAGGAAAAATTCATGCCCATGCACATCAACAAAGGTGCAAGGACGCGTGCTATGATTGTTTGAAAGTGTATAGAAATATGAATTACCATAGTTTGCTTGACTGGAAGTTAGGTTTGGCAATGATGAGGGTCATGAACGATTCAAATTATGTGTGCGGGGCAGACGGGAATTTTGATGAATATGTTGAGTTACGTGACTGGCTTTCATTTGCGACAGAATTAAGGAATAATTTTGCTCAAAGTTTTGGTTTTACTCATTTAGAAGAAATAAACAGACTGCCAGTCATTAAGTTCGGAAGAAATCAGAAGAATATAATAATGATCGTTCATCCTTTTTGGGATTTGAGGAACATTAGGGAAGCAAATTGGTTAGCCGAAACGAAAGCTGAAATTGATGAATACACAGCCAGTAGAAACGGAACGGTGAGCATAATTGATACATTTAACTTGCAC
- a CDS encoding type IV toxin-antitoxin system AbiEi family antitoxin, protein MKNKYISTQSNELLSYFNRKGRVCFEYTEAFQALPDSKENAVKQLLSDMTRRGLLMRLKEGVYYIIPYEADAETFMPDWHTIAGFLVNNADYYIGYYSALHIHNLITQPSLKEQIVVSKQLRPSIIKIKNIPFQFIYHNEDHFFGAKKVWIDNFNKVQCSDLEKTIIDCLFKPDYAGGIVEVARAINISKDQIKFDKLLEYTRKFKSQAVIKRLGFLLEVLDINHIIIEELLKEKTASYILLDTELPKSGKMLSRWSIQQNLESETIKSAIYT, encoded by the coding sequence ATGAAGAATAAGTACATATCAACGCAATCTAACGAACTATTATCTTACTTTAATAGGAAAGGTAGGGTATGCTTTGAATATACGGAAGCATTTCAAGCCCTGCCTGATTCAAAGGAAAATGCGGTAAAACAATTGCTTAGTGATATGACCCGGCGGGGATTACTAATGCGGCTCAAAGAAGGAGTATATTATATTATACCTTATGAGGCTGATGCAGAAACGTTCATGCCTGACTGGCATACAATAGCGGGATTTCTGGTTAATAATGCCGATTATTACATAGGATATTACTCAGCGCTTCATATCCACAATCTTATTACGCAGCCATCCTTAAAAGAACAAATCGTTGTTTCAAAACAACTACGGCCTTCTATCATTAAGATTAAAAATATTCCCTTCCAATTTATATATCACAATGAAGATCATTTTTTTGGCGCAAAGAAAGTTTGGATAGATAATTTCAATAAGGTCCAGTGTTCCGACCTTGAAAAAACGATTATTGATTGCTTATTCAAGCCAGATTATGCCGGTGGCATAGTAGAGGTTGCAAGGGCAATTAATATTTCAAAAGATCAAATCAAGTTTGATAAGTTACTTGAATATACAAGGAAGTTTAAATCACAAGCTGTAATTAAAAGATTAGGGTTTCTCTTAGAAGTACTGGACATTAATCATATTATTATAGAAGAATTGTTAAAAGAGAAAACAGCCTCTTACATCTTATTGGATACTGAATTACCAAAGTCAGGTAAAATGCTAAGCAGATGGAGTATTCAGCAAAATCTGGAATCGGAAACAATTAAATCTGCTATATACACATGA